The following is a genomic window from Verrucomicrobiia bacterium.
GAAGGAAATGCTCGCCGCTCACTTGCGCCGCGTGGAGCACGACGCGGGGGGGCTGGCCGTCCGCCTCTATCCGTTCACCCGCAAGCGTGAGGCTGATGAGCCGAGGATCATCGTCATTGACCCTTATGTTTCCTTCGGTCGCCCCGCGATAGCGCGGAGAGGCATTGCGACGAGCAGCGTCGCGGAACGTTACAAAGCGGGCGAATCCATTGACGAACTGGCCCAGGATTATGACTGCGAACGCGGACACGTCGAAGAAGCAGTCCGGGTTGAACTTGCCCTCGCCGCCTGAGCCACTGGTCTTTTTCATTGACCGCTCTCTTGGCCGCCCTCCGCGCCGCTGGCGCGCAAGTCGAGATTCATGACGATCATTTCCCACAGGATGCACAAGACCGAGCGTGGCTCGCCAACGCAGGCAAGCGCGGCTGGGTCGTGCTCACCAAAGACAAGCGTCTCCGTTACTGCGCAGTCGAGACGGACGCGCTAATGACGGCCAAAGTCCGCGCCTTCGTGCTGACGGCGCGAGGCGATTTGAGCGGTGTGGAAATCGGTCGGATTCTCGTCAACGCACTGCCAGCGATGAGGAAACTTTGCGCAACGGTGTCGCCGCCATTCGTGGGGCATGTGAGCCGCGATGGAAGCGTTTCAATCGTCAAGGGCTGAAACCGGCGCGGTTCGCCTCATCCGTCCAACCGGGTCGAGCGCTCAGCGGCGCGAGCGGGAAAGCGGCGGTCGGCAATTGGGCGTTTCGATCTTTGAAGTCTGTCATCCTTTTCCATTCGTTCCGGCCGCGGGAGGTTGGTTCCATTGTCGAAGGCGGCGTGTTCGCTCGACTTCCTTACTCAACCACAGGATGGCAAGGATGAACCCGAGCAGAACCGCTGCCAGGACGAACCACGGCCAGGTGTAACGAGGCTTGGGTGGTGGCGGAGGCTGGTCTGGCAGAGTGTTCGACATGCCATGAGGTTAAAAGCAATGCCTCGAGGCCGCAAGGATGAGGCGGAGGAGTTTCATGGCAGGCGGCAAGCCAGGGTGGCAAACAGACCCTGGGCATTGAAATTATCCACGCCGCCGCTGCTGGGCTCGTCATAATGATAGAACTGGTATTGCAAACCCACGGTGGTGTTCTTGGCGAGCCGGTGCTGGATACCCGCCTCCAGCGTATGCTGATGGTACTTAATCCCGAGCGGGAGGCTGTCCGGCGCCTGGGTAAAATCCGCAAAAGCGAAGCTATAGGTCAGGATTAAGTCCGTGCTCTCGTTCAGCGCATAATTCCCGCTGACAATCGCCTGATAAATATTGCCCGCATAAGGCACGACCGATGGGCTGCCTATCACCCCCGTAACGGTGCGGGCGTTTTGATAACTAAAGGTTGTCGAGAGGAAGAGCCGGCGCCAGGGCGTCAGGGTGGCATTGAAGCTGGCGATGTGCGCATCGTATGTGGCCGGCGCCACCGCCCCGCCGGGAGAAACGCCTGAGACGGGAGGAAAGAGCCCGAGCGCTACCGGCGCGGTATAAGTGTGGTAATCGTTCGCAAGGTACTGGTAGGACAGCGTGGTTTTGAGCCATGTGGCGGCCTGGTAACCCAGTTTCCCTTCCGCTTTGTTGGAAATCAAGTCGCGCCGGCGAATGAACCCAGGATAGCCTTCATTCAAGATGACCCTTTGTTCGATGTTGTTGTAAACGGTGTTATCATCATAGCGCTGCACCTGGCCGCTCAAGGAGAGCCGGCGCCAGGGTGAGGTGTTAAAACCCGCCCGCAGGTCCTCCTGGTGGTTTGCCTCATCAGCATAGAGAAGAAACGGAGTAAGGCCGCCATCGGTGCTCTCATAACGGCCCAAGTCATTCTCTTGAAAGCGCGCTTCGGCGAACAAAGTCGTAAACGGGATTTTAGTAAATCGAATCCCAAGCTCCTGGCTGAAGGTTCTCTGGTCCAGGTTAGCCAAGTTGGTTTCGTAACCCAAGGCGAGGATATTTGTTCCCAGCAGGGCGGAGGCTAAAGTGCTCGTGCCGGTATCCAGGCCATTTTGCCGGGTCCATTCATTCTGAACCGCCAGCGTAATGCTCAGGCCCTCGCAAGGGCCTAAGAGGCTGCTTAAACTGAACACGTGCGACTCGCGTTCGAGTTCGATGGGCTGGATTTGCCAGCCAGGAAAACCCGAGAAAGCGCCCCCGGGATTATTGAGCAAGGCGGCGTTGTCGTTTTGGACATCCATCGAGCCATCTGCATTGAGTTTGCTGTAGAGATACCCACCGGCGCCAAAGAGCCATTTGGTAAACTGCTTTTCCAAGTGAAGCGTATTCGCCCCTTCGAAATAGGTTTGTCTTTCATTGGCGCTGGTAAGGGCCATGGCGGGGTTTCCCGGGGAATTCGTGAACCCGCTATCATTCAACTCTTCTGAATTCAGCTTGTACCATTCACCGCGGAAACTGTCGCTGATGAGCACGCCGCCTGCTTCGTAATCCGCATCCAGTTTTAATACGTGCACCTGCTCCGAGAGTTGCTTGAACCCGGGATAAATATTGCGCGCGTCCACCCCGTTGCTCACCGGACCCCATTGCAAAGTGGCATCGGTCCCGTCGCGGTAGTCATACTCGTAACCCAGCACGACCCTCGGCAAGCCCGGCAGGGTGAGGCCAAACTCCGTCCAGGCCCGCCCCACATCCAATTGCAAATCACGATTCAACTCGAATGCCGGCGGCGAGAACAAAGGGGAATAGCCGCCCAGGTTGTCGTAATATTTCCGGAATTGTTCCCAGCCAAAGTTGGCGAAGCCCAGGTCGTTCTTCTCCGCTGACAGCGTTAGTTTGTAATCATCGCGTAAGATATGCCCGGCGCTGGTTATTTTTGAGTTCGGTCCGGGCTTTTCCTCCATATGGAAATCTTCCAGACCGCGGTTCCAGCTCTCGTGCTGCCAGTACAGCTCACGAAATTTCCTGGCATCGCCGCGCACGGCCGTTCCGCCCACAACCGGTGTTAACGCCACCTCGATGGGCGGGGCATTTGTGATAGGCCCCCATGCCAAACCCTGATCGATCCACGCCCGCACCAGGGCGACCTGGTTGGAAGTCAGCGGTGTGCCGCGGCCATCGGGCGGCATCTCCATATCGGGCACCAGGCGGGCCACGTAATAAACGAGCGGACTTTTGCCGCTTTTGCCTGGAATGAGGTCAATGCGATGTTCACCCCCTTTGAGGGCGTTCTGGCGGGAAGTCAGGCGGAAACTGCTCTTGGGTTTTTCGTCTGAATGGCACTTGAGGCAGTGGGCTTGAAGGAGCGGCTGGATATCGCGCGTGAAATCGACCGTCTTAGAGGCCGGGGGAGGCAACTTGCTGGGGTCCATCTCGGTGGCAGCGAGCGATGCGCCCGGCAAACAGGCCAGCGCCGCGGGGGCCAGCAGGACGCCCCATCTGATGAAGCCCATGCTCATTAATATCTCAAGCGGATATCGACGTTTGATCCATGCACCGCTGTGTGGCAGCCCGAGGCCCAGCAAGTGCCCATCCGGATAAATGAGGTATGGTCGATGTTGCCAATGAAAACATGGCCGGGAGCAACTCCGGGTCCTTGCGCCTGGGCGTGGCACCTCAGGCAGAGGTTGACATCCCGTTGCACGAGCAACTTAGGGTTAATCGACCCATGCGGCTCGTGGCACACCGTGCAGCCTTCCCGCAGAGCCGGGTGCTCGAAGACAAACGGGCGCGTTTGTTCCCGGTGGCAAGGGGCGCAGGTTTCGTTCAGGCGCGCCATCGCCAGGCCCCCTGCGGGTTTGAGGATGTCCAGCCCATGGGGGTCATGGCATTGGGAGCAACTTACATGACCTTCGAGCAGCGGGTGATGTTGGGGCAGATGAAACTCTGCTTCCGTCGAGCGGTGGCACTCGAAACAGGCAGCCGGATTGTTGCCCGGGTTGACAATGAATTTGCCTCGGCCACCCCCGGTTGCGACATGCAAGCTCCCCGGGCCGTGGCAGGACTCGCACCCGGTCTGGCCGATGGCGCGCGGGTCTTCAAGCCGAATTCGGGCGTGGGCGCTGGTGGGAAATACCCGGGCGATGTTGGTGTGGCACTCTGCGCAAACGCCGTCGCCCACAAACGTCGCTCCAGGAATTTCGGGCGCGCTCTGGAGCGCCAGCGGGGTGGTCGAGCACGAGTTCAGGACCAGCGTGGCTGCGCCGCCCAAAGCCAGCAGCATCCCCGCCGCGATGAGGCGCCCCGCGTTCATGAAGGCCGGTTTGTCACCCTCGCCGCCTTGAGCATCTCGCTGACGATGTCTCCAGTCAGGTTGCCTCCCATCGGGAATACCATTTGCAGATGTCCCTCGGCGTCGATGATTAGTGTGCGGAAATTGTGATTAAACAAACCGTTGTCCTTCTCGAACGTCACGTTCGATAAGCTCGCCAACTCACGAATCTTATCGACCGGCCCGGTCAGAAAGTTCCAATGCTGCGGGTCATAATGGTAGGTCTGACCGTAGGCCTTGAGCACCGGCGGGGTATCGAATTCCGGATCAAAGGTAATTGAAAGAAAATGCCAATTCGTGGGTGCATTCGGGAGGCTCTCTAACTTCGCGCATGCTTCGGCGAAGTTTTTGGACAGACGCGGGCAAAAATCGGGGATAGGACAGCGGGTAAAAAAGAAAGTGATGCCGAGGGCTTGTCCGTGGAAATCGCCGAGCCGGACAGGTTGGCCGAGTTCATTGGTGAAGGCATAGCTCAGCAGCGGATGGCGGGACCGGGGCGGAGCAGGGCGCGTGGTCTCCGGCCGTTGATTGGCTGCGGATTGGCCGGAGGCGGTGCTTACTTTCGCGATTCGATCAATCCAGCTCTTGGTCTCGGTCACAGAAAGCCTGAAGGAGACCAGATCGCCCGGCCCGAGGCCGGCCAATTCATCCGGGTTCTTGACCTTAAACGGCATCGTCATAGCACCCATATAGCCTGCGATTGCCTCGTGAGCGATGACCAGCATGCGGCCATCTTCCTCAACTGCCTTGATAATTCCCTGGCTTGTAAAAGTGCGGAGTGCCGGTTCTTTTGTTGCGGTGCCGGCCACAGATTGCCCCCAGCCGTCTTGTAAAAAGGCGAGCAACAGGCCAGCAATAGCGAGCCGTAACGCTCTGCGAAGGCGCGCTGGTTTCAGAACTCTCAAGGGTTCGGCGCCAGGGTTATAGAATAAAAACTCAACGCACCGGTGGCATTGTTATCGATAAACTGCACGGGACTGCTTGATGGGGTATTGGTCGCAATGGAGCTAAAGAGGGGCAACTCCGCCGAGCGCCGGATCATATAGCTCAGCCCGGGCGTGGCCGTATAACTGAATTGAAAAGTGGTCGAGGAGAGGCGGGCCGGTGAACTGAGCGTGATGGGTCCGGGTGTGAGCACGTGAATAGTGACAACCGTCGAGGTGTTTGTCGCTCCCCTGCTATCGGTGGCGACAGCCTTCAGATTGTGGTCTCCGGCGGGCATATTGGTCACCCCAAAGCTCAAGTTGGTTGGTGGATTAGCCACGGTTCCCAGCAGCGATGTTCCGTCGTAAAAGGCGACTCTGCTGACGGTATCATCCGAATCCGAAGCAGTGGCTTGGATGGCGCCGGTCCAGGGGGCTGCGAACGTCGTATTATTCGCCGGCGCGGTGATCGAGACAGTCGGCGGCACATTGGTCGCCACCGCCTGGACGGTAACCGATGCCGTCATAAAGGGGTGGACTGTGCAATGGTATGGAAAACTGCCGCCCGAAGTGAACGTGTGGGTGAAACTCGCCCCCGCCCCCTCGATGCCGGAGTCCCATAACCCCGTATCGCTTGTGCTGGTGTGGGGCGCCTGGTTGGCCGAGCTGAAGTTCCATTTCACCTGATCGTTGACGTTGATCGTTACGCTCGTCGGGGAAAACGCGAAATCCACCACGCTGACGTTGGCGACGGCGGCTTGGAGGTTTGCGGGATTACAGGCCGCTTGAATGACCAGAAATAACCCCAACAGAAACGGACTTCGCATCGGCTGCTTTGGTTTCATAAGATACATCGCTGTATTGAGGGGATGGGCGCCTGCTCAACCCCTTTCATCTGAGATGCTCAAAAACGCTTTTGGTTCCCCAAATTTGGCTGGCCTCGAAGCCAATGACGCCTCTCACGTTAAAATCCCCCTGACAATCTGGCCTTCCGCGGGTGAATGGAGAATCGGTTTTTGGCCCGGCGGCTCATGGCGGGATGCTGCGCAGAGGCGGCTGGCCGTGTCAAGAAATGGCGATTAGCAACACTAGGGGCCACAATCTCCTGGGCGGGAGGCCCAATCAGAGCAGCTCCCGCCCTGCTAACAGCGTTCTGTCGGCTTCAATCCTCTTTGTTCTCGTTGAGCCTTGCGGCATCTGCTGCTTTGGCTAGCTGGATGAGCACTGCAAAAAACTCAGCCGATTGTCCACGGAACAGCCCGGTGTCCGTCAGAAACTTGACTACGCCCATCGCAGCCCCTTTGGTTTCGGTTGGGCGCACAATCGAGCAGATTGGGAACTTCCGGTCCAGGAATATGGTCGGCTCAGGCATGATTAGGTTTGTCGAGAACTCCTCGCCTCCGAATGGAGGTGAATTCAAATCAGGGAAAACCAGCCCGTTAGTGGGGTCGGTCAGCGGCGGAGCGTTGCCCGCTTTATCATGCCAGGTCTGGAAATGCATGGCCTCAGTGGGGCCAATGCTCAACAGAATGCGCAGCACCTCAGTATGGGTGACTCGTTGCGCAAGTGACGGGTAAAGGCTGGTGCCACCCTGTTCGATCATGGCGAAGTGAAAGCCCGCCGTATTGGCAATCGCCTGGAGGTGGATTGCATCGCTTAAATCCGCGTCGGACCTTGGAATGGCGGGAAACTCGCCTGCCATCAGCCCCGGAACAGCCTGAGGAAAGGCATCGCCGAAGTCTGGGTTCTTGGTGCTGCTTCGGTAGCGAGTCCACCAACTGGTGTCCACGCTCAATTGCATGAGGTTGGTTAGCCGGCCGATTTGCTGCGCGCCCGTCGCCGTGCTGCTCGGCAACGTGCGAAACGGGTCCAGATCGGCCGGTTTCATTCCATGTGCAGCGAGGTAGGCATTGATGAACTCGAAATGGGTGAATTCGTCCTCCGTATTGTCGTGAACGTACTGGGGCATGTCAGAATCCAGAACTTGCAGCGCAGCCGTGTAAGCCGCATTTCCGCTTCCGCCCGGAACTTCGCTGTCCTGGACGCCGCCCAACTCGTTATATTGTTGCCATGCATCAGTCTCCAGGATTTCTGCCGCAGCCAGGAATCGCAGGATGGCCGCGTCTCCCGGTGTGAGCCCGCCCCTCGCTTGGGCCTTGTTGGGCAAAAGACCCACCGCTGCTGCGCCAGCGCCGGCAACCAGTCCCTTTTGCAAAAAGGAACGCCGGCTAAAGGAGCCTCGCAAAGCGCTGCCAGGCTTGTGGGTGTTCTTCTTGTCCCGCATCGGGAACCTATTAGGTAATGACTCTTTTGTTTGTTTTGCGTCGTTCATAACTTTGTTTTTCCTTTTTTGGAGGCCAGTTCCAGGTTCGCCAAAGAGTAAGAAGCCCCAGTGAGGAATTGGTTCCCCAAAAAGCAGCGGCGCCCGCACCCGCACCTACCGGCTGCCTGCAGCCGTCATAGGCACCAGGATTTTCTGCAGCTTGGCAATGCCACGAGCAACTCTGGATTTGACCGTTCCCAGTGGAATATTCAAAATCCGGGCTATCTCCTTATGCGGACAATCTTCCAAATAGAAGAGCGCCAATGGTGCGCGAAAGGTTTCATCGATTTTCGCCATAGCGCCCAGCACACTGGCAGCGTCTGAATGGCTGGCTTCCTGAACTGAAATCCATGCCAATTCGGGATCAATCTCATCCAGTTCGCACTGGGGGAAGCGGGTTTCTTTGCGCTTTGCCTGCAAGAAGGCTCGGTGCAAGGTCGTGTAGAGCCAAGCCCTGACCTTGGATATATCCCGCAACTGCTGACCTTTAGCCGCCCATTTATAAAAGGTGTGCTGCGTCAAATCGCAAGCGTCGGCTTCTGAACGAGTGAGACTAAATGCGAACCGGTAAAGAGACCGATAGTACCGCTCCACTATATCTTCAAAATTCAGACTCCTGGTGCTGCTGCTTTCTTGGCTCAAATGCTCTGTTTCCATTTAAGTGTCCTCCGCTTGCGCGAGCGCGGTCGTCGCTTGCAACTCGCCGTTTTTGCCCATACCTGCTCGGCATGCCGTTTGCGTTATGAGGCTTGCAAGCAACCACAATGCCAGCTCTTGTACCCGGCATTTGCGGCGGAAATATTGCCCTTTGGAAACAGCGCAGGTTTGGAAGCGAACCGGTTTCGGACCAAAACATGGCCGGCGGTCCATTAGCGGACCGGATTGGCTGGCCGGCCCAGATCACTCGCTGGGGCACCGCGGAAGAAAGGACGGACTCGAATTAGCAATGTCTCACGCGAAAGTGGACGGCTCAGAACCCGCCGGGGATGAAGCGTTATCATGTTCGACGCGATTGGCGCGCAACGAATCCGCGACGACATTCAAAAGTTGCTCGAGGCGGAATGGTTTTGTGAGAAACCTGGCAGCCCCAGCCGGCAGTCGGTCCTTGCTGCTATCAAAGGTACCGCTCATAAGGACCACCGGTAGGTCTGGCAGTCGGGAGTGCAGTTTCTCCACCAGCTCCAGACCATCCATCACCGGCATCGCAACGTCGGTCAGGACCAGGCGAACTTCCCGCTCACGTCGCGCCAGTAAGGCGAGACCCTCCGCGCCGTTGGCGGCGGTTAGAACTCGATAGCCTTGTTCTGTAAGGGTAGGAGCCACCATTTCGCGCACCGATCGGTCGTCGTCAATGAAAACGATCAATTCCCCGTGACCGGATTTCATGGTGGATGATTCCGGCAGCGTGGCCTCTCGGCTGGCGGCCACTGGTTCGGCGCGCGGCAGATAAATCTCGAAAGTCGTGCCTGTGCCGACCTCGCTTTTTACGCTGATAAAGCCCTCATGATTGCGCACGATCCGCGCGATCGTCGATAGTCCAAGGCCAGTCCCTTTACCTGGGGCCTTCGTCGTAAAAAAAGCATCGAAGATTTTAGGCAATGACTCGGAAGGGATGCCTGTGCCGGTGTCGGAGACCAACAACATCACAAATGGCCCAGGACGCGAGCCCGGAATCTCCGTCGTGTCCTCAGGGCCGAGTTTGACGTTATCCGCCGCCAGAGTGAGTTGGCCGCCCTTTGGCATCGCGTCTCTTGCATTGACGCAAAGGTTCAGAAGAGCCTGGTGCAGTTGGGTGGCATTGCCCAGAACGGGCCACAGATCGGAAGGAACCAAAGCTTGAACCGTAATGGCCTTAGGCATTGTTTGCCGCAGGATGTTCTCCATCTCTCCGATGAGCCGGCCAACTTCCAAAATCTCGCGCTCACCGTCGCGGCCTCGGGCGAAGGTCAGCACCTGGCGGACCATGTCCGCGCTGCGATGGGTGTTGGTTTCCATCACAGAAAGCATTTGGCAAATATCGGGTTCCGAGACCTTGTTGCGAATGAGCTGAATGCCCATCAGAATTGGCGAAAGCGCATTATTGAGGTCGTGTGCCATGCCTCCTGCAATGGCGCCGATGCCGTCCATGCGCTGTGCGCGAAGAAACTCCGCCTCAATTCGCTTCTGCTCCGTCACGTCCTGCACCGTTCCCACCATCCGTGTGGCGCTGCCGGTCACATCGTGGAAAACTTCGGCCTGCTCCCGCACGATTCGAGCCTCGCCATTGGGAAGGATTATCCGATGCTCAATGCTGTACTGTTCCCCAGCCTTAAGGGAACGGCGTACGGCTAGGTCAACCTTTTCCCGGTCTGCCGGATGGACCCGCTCCAGGAAAGCTTCATACGTGGGGTCGAACTCCTGCGCAGTTAGGCCGAAAATCGAGTAAACCTCTGCCGACCAGTGCAATTCATTGGACGGAACATTCCACTCCCAATTGCCCAGACGGGCAATGCGTTGGGCCTCACGCAGACTCGCCTCACTGCTGCGCAAGGCCGCTTCGGCGCGTTTGCGCTCCTCTAATTCATGGGTTCGCTCCGCGATACGCTCCTCCAATGCCGTATGCGAGACCCGAATGCGCTCGGCCATGGCATTGAACGCGTGCCCCAGTCTCCCGAGTTCATCATGACCGCGCACCCGCACCTTAGCCGCATAATTGCCACCCTCGATTTCGGTGGTCCCCGTCACCAGTTCCCTGATGGGCACTGCCAAACTTCGGGAAATGAGCCAGCTCAGCATCAGGGCGCAAAGAGACGCAATGATGCCGGAGATGAGAATCTTGCGGGTAAAACGTTGCTTCTCAGCGGCCGCGTCAGCCAGCGAATACAGACAGACCTGGTAAGCTGGCGGGAAACCGGCTCCGGTGCTGAGCGCCTGGCAATAAACTTGATGCGGGGCATCTCCCACGCGGA
Proteins encoded in this region:
- a CDS encoding c-type cytochrome domain-containing protein; translated protein: MGFIRWGVLLAPAALACLPGASLAATEMDPSKLPPPASKTVDFTRDIQPLLQAHCLKCHSDEKPKSSFRLTSRQNALKGGEHRIDLIPGKSGKSPLVYYVARLVPDMEMPPDGRGTPLTSNQVALVRAWIDQGLAWGPITNAPPIEVALTPVVGGTAVRGDARKFRELYWQHESWNRGLEDFHMEEKPGPNSKITSAGHILRDDYKLTLSAEKNDLGFANFGWEQFRKYYDNLGGYSPLFSPPAFELNRDLQLDVGRAWTEFGLTLPGLPRVVLGYEYDYRDGTDATLQWGPVSNGVDARNIYPGFKQLSEQVHVLKLDADYEAGGVLISDSFRGEWYKLNSEELNDSGFTNSPGNPAMALTSANERQTYFEGANTLHLEKQFTKWLFGAGGYLYSKLNADGSMDVQNDNAALLNNPGGAFSGFPGWQIQPIELERESHVFSLSSLLGPCEGLSITLAVQNEWTRQNGLDTGTSTLASALLGTNILALGYETNLANLDQRTFSQELGIRFTKIPFTTLFAEARFQENDLGRYESTDGGLTPFLLYADEANHQEDLRAGFNTSPWRRLSLSGQVQRYDDNTVYNNIEQRVILNEGYPGFIRRRDLISNKAEGKLGYQAATWLKTTLSYQYLANDYHTYTAPVALGLFPPVSGVSPGGAVAPATYDAHIASFNATLTPWRRLFLSTTFSYQNARTVTGVIGSPSVVPYAGNIYQAIVSGNYALNESTDLILTYSFAFADFTQAPDSLPLGIKYHQHTLEAGIQHRLAKNTTVGLQYQFYHYDEPSSGGVDNFNAQGLFATLACRLP
- a CDS encoding cytochrome c3 family protein; this translates as MNAGRLIAAGMLLALGGAATLVLNSCSTTPLALQSAPEIPGATFVGDGVCAECHTNIARVFPTSAHARIRLEDPRAIGQTGCESCHGPGSLHVATGGGRGKFIVNPGNNPAACFECHRSTEAEFHLPQHHPLLEGHVSCSQCHDPHGLDILKPAGGLAMARLNETCAPCHREQTRPFVFEHPALREGCTVCHEPHGSINPKLLVQRDVNLCLRCHAQAQGPGVAPGHVFIGNIDHTSFIRMGTCWASGCHTAVHGSNVDIRLRY
- a CDS encoding SCO family protein — its product is MLAFLQDGWGQSVAGTATKEPALRTFTSQGIIKAVEEDGRMLVIAHEAIAGYMGAMTMPFKVKNPDELAGLGPGDLVSFRLSVTETKSWIDRIAKVSTASGQSAANQRPETTRPAPPRSRHPLLSYAFTNELGQPVRLGDFHGQALGITFFFTRCPIPDFCPRLSKNFAEACAKLESLPNAPTNWHFLSITFDPEFDTPPVLKAYGQTYHYDPQHWNFLTGPVDKIRELASLSNVTFEKDNGLFNHNFRTLIIDAEGHLQMVFPMGGNLTGDIVSEMLKAARVTNRPS
- a CDS encoding Ig-like domain-containing protein; protein product: MKPKQPMRSPFLLGLFLVIQAACNPANLQAAVANVSVVDFAFSPTSVTINVNDQVKWNFSSANQAPHTSTSDTGLWDSGIEGAGASFTHTFTSGGSFPYHCTVHPFMTASVTVQAVATNVPPTVSITAPANNTTFAAPWTGAIQATASDSDDTVSRVAFYDGTSLLGTVANPPTNLSFGVTNMPAGDHNLKAVATDSRGATNTSTVVTIHVLTPGPITLSSPARLSSTTFQFSYTATPGLSYMIRRSAELPLFSSIATNTPSSSPVQFIDNNATGALSFYSITLAPNP
- a CDS encoding twin-arginine translocation signal domain-containing protein, whose translation is MNDAKQTKESLPNRFPMRDKKNTHKPGSALRGSFSRRSFLQKGLVAGAGAAAVGLLPNKAQARGGLTPGDAAILRFLAAAEILETDAWQQYNELGGVQDSEVPGGSGNAAYTAALQVLDSDMPQYVHDNTEDEFTHFEFINAYLAAHGMKPADLDPFRTLPSSTATGAQQIGRLTNLMQLSVDTSWWTRYRSSTKNPDFGDAFPQAVPGLMAGEFPAIPRSDADLSDAIHLQAIANTAGFHFAMIEQGGTSLYPSLAQRVTHTEVLRILLSIGPTEAMHFQTWHDKAGNAPPLTDPTNGLVFPDLNSPPFGGEEFSTNLIMPEPTIFLDRKFPICSIVRPTETKGAAMGVVKFLTDTGLFRGQSAEFFAVLIQLAKAADAARLNENKED
- a CDS encoding RNA polymerase sigma factor gives rise to the protein METEHLSQESSSTRSLNFEDIVERYYRSLYRFAFSLTRSEADACDLTQHTFYKWAAKGQQLRDISKVRAWLYTTLHRAFLQAKRKETRFPQCELDEIDPELAWISVQEASHSDAASVLGAMAKIDETFRAPLALFYLEDCPHKEIARILNIPLGTVKSRVARGIAKLQKILVPMTAAGSR
- a CDS encoding PAS domain-containing protein — translated: MTFRLKLLLAMMVLVVGVTATTLLITENLVSLSYEHHFQQSFRFQVDSFLQQREARLEPIKERVSAAAASTRVFAAMENAGQGQPDQGDIDDLYQNGLDQLSDVMAAMPGPHTNGTRGFYFFLNSKAGLLYPGAQVKLPFSLEGLRRIAQQVEAVGALAGNGSQAQVGYLAPENDLGKKAIREMVFTPIVDQVERQKLGVLGVGFPLPGAGHNNPILSAIWLDDRLYSSSIPSNVLDRVERAVGAELRTGTGPQREFTIRVGDAPHQVYCQALSTGAGFPPAYQVCLYSLADAAAEKQRFTRKILISGIIASLCALMLSWLISRSLAVPIRELVTGTTEIEGGNYAAKVRVRGHDELGRLGHAFNAMAERIRVSHTALEERIAERTHELEERKRAEAALRSSEASLREAQRIARLGNWEWNVPSNELHWSAEVYSIFGLTAQEFDPTYEAFLERVHPADREKVDLAVRRSLKAGEQYSIEHRIILPNGEARIVREQAEVFHDVTGSATRMVGTVQDVTEQKRIEAEFLRAQRMDGIGAIAGGMAHDLNNALSPILMGIQLIRNKVSEPDICQMLSVMETNTHRSADMVRQVLTFARGRDGEREILEVGRLIGEMENILRQTMPKAITVQALVPSDLWPVLGNATQLHQALLNLCVNARDAMPKGGQLTLAADNVKLGPEDTTEIPGSRPGPFVMLLVSDTGTGIPSESLPKIFDAFFTTKAPGKGTGLGLSTIARIVRNHEGFISVKSEVGTGTTFEIYLPRAEPVAASREATLPESSTMKSGHGELIVFIDDDRSVREMVAPTLTEQGYRVLTAANGAEGLALLARREREVRLVLTDVAMPVMDGLELVEKLHSRLPDLPVVLMSGTFDSSKDRLPAGAARFLTKPFRLEQLLNVVADSLRANRVEHDNASSPAGSEPSTFA